In one window of Planctomycetaceae bacterium DNA:
- a CDS encoding CusA/CzcA family heavy metal efflux RND transporter, with amino-acid sequence MLARLIELTLENRFLVLAGTLLMAVAGINAAVHLPIDAVPDMTNVQVTVITDAGSLSPVEVERYVTYPVESTMGGLPNVEEVRSVSKFGISVVTIVFEEGADIYLARQLVSERLTNAASNIPPGYGTPEIGPLTTALGEILQFEVRNAQGQTYSPMQLRTILEWEVAPKLREVNGVTEINTHGGFYQTFEIRPDPSLLNSNAITLEELFNVIESNNMAAGGGYVVHNDEQRFLRGQALVTGVEDLKSIVIRREADGTPILVRDVAEVAIAPMTRQGAVTRDGRGEAVTGLVMMLVGENSREVVERVKVRLDEIRETMPEGVEIEVIYDRSALIGRTLHTVLKNLVEGGALVILVLLMMLGSFRAGLITALAIPLSMLFATNLMQLTGITASLMSLGAIDFGLIVDSSVIMIENCIHRLSHNHDGRDHKTIIRDAAIEVRKPTMFGELIISIVYLPILMLQGTEGKLFRPMALTVLFALAGSLILSMTFMPAMASLALPRHMKDKDVFLVRWIKWLYAPIVSRAISHPYITTAIAIAVFGISIPVGLNLGAEFMPRLEEGDLLVEAVRLPSATLEGAIDMSTRIEKEILQFPEVKTAFCKTGRPEIANDVMGVHQTDVWVILKDHTEWRPGVTREKLIEEMSDALNSRVPGVAFGFTQPIEMRVDELVAGVKADVAVLLYGDDLTKLASLSKDIERVLKTIPGAVDVKADYQANLATLTILPRREAMAQYGIEARQVMDVVESLGGRQCGTIFEGRARFPIMVRIPENWRGREEMIRQLPVADAGGKPVPLGELADLIPEETPPTVEHDSNRRRTFISANVRGVDVASFVTAAQKAVESKVNLPTGYEIQWGGDFENLQSASKRLAMITPIVLLMIFLLLYTSFKSTSLAMLIFLAVPMAASGGVFALKMRGFPFSISAGVGFIALFGVAVLNGLVWVSAAERLRKTGMPLDQATRETALSRLRPVLMTAFVASLGFLPMAISTSDGAEMQRPLASVVIGGLVTSTLLTSLVVPAIYPWFTRPFVEGEEASDD; translated from the coding sequence TTTTTGAAGAGGGTGCCGATATCTATCTGGCTCGGCAACTGGTTTCAGAACGCCTGACAAACGCCGCCTCGAATATCCCGCCAGGCTATGGCACACCGGAAATCGGTCCGCTCACCACGGCTCTGGGAGAGATCCTCCAGTTCGAAGTCCGAAACGCTCAGGGACAGACATATTCGCCCATGCAGCTTCGGACAATCCTCGAATGGGAAGTCGCACCAAAGCTTCGAGAAGTCAACGGTGTGACGGAAATCAATACTCACGGCGGCTTCTATCAGACGTTTGAGATTCGTCCGGATCCATCTTTGCTGAACAGCAATGCCATCACACTTGAGGAGTTGTTCAACGTCATCGAATCGAACAACATGGCGGCCGGAGGCGGTTACGTCGTCCACAACGACGAACAACGATTCCTTCGAGGCCAGGCACTTGTCACCGGCGTTGAGGATCTGAAGAGTATCGTCATTCGCCGTGAGGCAGATGGAACGCCGATACTGGTTCGCGACGTTGCCGAAGTGGCAATCGCCCCAATGACTCGTCAGGGCGCAGTGACTCGTGATGGGCGAGGTGAAGCGGTGACCGGGCTGGTCATGATGTTGGTGGGAGAGAACTCACGCGAAGTCGTCGAACGAGTCAAGGTTCGACTGGACGAAATACGCGAGACAATGCCCGAAGGAGTCGAAATTGAAGTGATCTACGATCGATCTGCATTGATCGGTCGCACACTGCATACGGTCCTGAAAAATCTGGTGGAAGGCGGAGCCCTGGTGATTCTGGTGCTGCTGATGATGCTCGGCAGTTTTCGCGCCGGACTGATTACTGCACTGGCGATCCCGCTTTCCATGCTGTTTGCCACAAATCTGATGCAACTGACTGGAATTACAGCCAGCCTTATGAGCCTGGGCGCAATCGACTTCGGGCTGATCGTGGACTCATCTGTCATCATGATCGAAAACTGTATTCATCGGTTATCCCATAATCATGATGGCCGAGACCATAAGACGATCATTCGCGACGCCGCCATCGAAGTCAGAAAACCGACGATGTTCGGCGAGCTGATTATTTCCATCGTTTATCTCCCGATCCTGATGCTTCAGGGGACGGAAGGTAAATTATTTCGCCCGATGGCTTTGACCGTCCTGTTTGCCCTTGCTGGCTCGCTGATCCTGTCAATGACATTCATGCCAGCGATGGCCTCTCTCGCCCTTCCGCGACATATGAAAGACAAAGATGTCTTCCTGGTTCGCTGGATCAAGTGGCTTTACGCCCCGATTGTCAGTCGGGCGATCAGTCATCCTTATATCACGACCGCCATTGCGATCGCCGTGTTTGGTATCAGTATTCCGGTCGGATTAAATCTGGGGGCCGAATTCATGCCCCGTCTGGAGGAAGGTGACTTACTGGTCGAAGCGGTTCGGCTTCCGAGCGCAACGCTGGAGGGTGCGATCGACATGTCGACTCGCATTGAAAAAGAGATCCTTCAGTTTCCGGAAGTCAAAACAGCATTCTGCAAGACAGGCCGACCAGAAATCGCAAATGATGTGATGGGCGTGCATCAAACCGATGTCTGGGTCATTCTGAAGGATCACACCGAATGGCGTCCTGGAGTCACCAGAGAAAAACTGATTGAAGAAATGTCCGATGCCCTGAATAGCCGTGTTCCGGGTGTGGCATTTGGATTTACGCAGCCCATCGAAATGCGAGTCGACGAGCTCGTAGCGGGAGTCAAAGCCGACGTCGCTGTGCTGTTGTACGGAGATGATCTGACGAAACTGGCGAGCCTGTCGAAAGACATCGAACGCGTGCTGAAGACGATACCGGGCGCGGTGGATGTGAAAGCAGACTACCAGGCCAACCTGGCCACCCTGACCATACTGCCCCGGCGTGAGGCCATGGCTCAGTACGGAATCGAAGCTCGACAGGTGATGGATGTCGTGGAATCGCTTGGAGGTCGTCAATGCGGAACGATTTTCGAAGGGCGAGCAAGATTTCCCATCATGGTCCGTATTCCGGAAAACTGGCGTGGAAGAGAAGAGATGATTCGGCAGCTTCCGGTCGCCGATGCCGGCGGAAAACCCGTGCCGCTGGGAGAACTTGCAGACCTGATTCCGGAAGAAACACCGCCTACCGTCGAACACGACTCCAACCGCCGCCGGACGTTCATTTCTGCCAATGTCCGCGGCGTGGATGTGGCGTCGTTTGTCACGGCTGCACAGAAAGCCGTCGAAAGCAAAGTGAACCTGCCCACCGGATATGAAATTCAGTGGGGTGGAGATTTTGAAAACCTCCAGTCCGCGAGCAAACGTCTCGCAATGATCACTCCCATTGTTCTGTTGATGATCTTTCTGCTGCTTTACACATCCTTCAAGTCAACAAGTCTCGCGATGCTGATCTTCCTTGCGGTTCCCATGGCCGCATCCGGTGGCGTCTTCGCGCTTAAAATGCGAGGTTTTCCGTTCAGCATTTCGGCGGGCGTTGGGTTCATTGCTCTGTTCGGTGTCGCCGTTTTGAACGGTCTCGTCTGGGTCAGCGCGGCCGAACGGCTTCGCAAGACCGGCATGCCGCTGGATCAGGCCACACGAGAAACAGCGCTTTCACGGCTTCGGCCGGTATTGATGACCGCATTCGTTGCGAGTCTTGGTTTCCTTCCTATGGCCATATCGACAAGTGACGGCGCAGAGATGCAACGCCCACTTGCATCCGTTGTTATCGGCGGTCTGGTCACATCGACCCTTCTGACTTCACTGGTGGTACCGGCAATCTATCCCTGGTTCACTCGCCCATTTGTTGAGGGCGAAGAGGCATCCGACGATTAA